One stretch of Papaver somniferum cultivar HN1 unplaced genomic scaffold, ASM357369v1 unplaced-scaffold_154, whole genome shotgun sequence DNA includes these proteins:
- the LOC113336880 gene encoding sugar transporter ERD6-like 7: protein MVRVGYSSPTQAAITEELNLSLAEYSVFGSILTIGAMVGAITSGSIADFIGRKGAMRMSSAFCITGWLSIYFAKDALALDVGRLATGYGMGVFSYMVHSLVP from the exons ATGGTACGT gtaGGGTACTCATCACCTACTCAAGCTGCAATCACAGAGGAGCTTAATCTATCTCTAGCAGAG TACTCAGTATTTGGCTCTATATTGACTATTGGTGCAATGGTTGGTGCAATCACAAGTGGATCAATTGCTGATTTCATCGGTCGAAAAGGG GCAATGAGAATGTCAAGTGCTTTTTGCATTACAGGATGGCTTTCCATATATTTTGCTAAG GACGCACTGGCACTCGATGTTGGAAGACTTGCTACGGGATATGGAATGGGAGTCTTTTCCTACATGGTGCACTCTTTAGTTCCCTAA
- the LOC113336879 gene encoding sugar transporter ERD6-like 7, which yields MAIFCGLSGLYKISSITPTSQIKGLVSNKIFTFIRGLMVCQQFGGINGVVFYLRQTFVSAGFPPDLGTTICAILRIFVTALGESLIDRAGRRALLLVSATGLVLGCLLAGAAFFMKDHELLLDAVPALTVTGILVYIGSFAVGMGAVPWVVMSEIFPINVKGVAGSLATLVSWFGTWVASYTYNYLMSWSTYGTFTIYALINGLAIIFIARVVPETKGRTLKEIQATINNHEEDQGHRK from the exons ATGGCGATTTTTTGTGGTTTGTCAGGATTGTACAAAATCTCTTCAATAACTCCCACAAGCCAAATTAAGGGACTTGTTTCAAATAAGATATTTACGTTCATTCGCG GATTAATGGTTTGTCAACAATTTGGAGGAATAAATGGAGTCGTATTCTACCTAAGACAAACTTTTGTTTCTGCAG GATTTCCACCAGACCTTGGAACAACTATCTGTGCCATTCTTCGG ATCTTCGTTACCGCCCTGGGTGAAAGTTTAATAGATAGAGCTGGACGAAGAGCACTTCTATTG gtCTCGGCAACAGGTCTGGTTCTAGGTTGCCTCCTAGCTGGAGCTGCATTCTTTATGAAG GATCATGAATTGCTACTCGACGCAGTACCAGCACTTACTGTAACAGGAATCCTG GTGTACATAGGATCATTCGCTGTAGGAATGGGAGCAGTACCATGGGTTGTAATGTCTGAG ATCTTCCCGATAAATGTAAAGGGAGTTGCAGGAAGTTTAGCAACATTAGTTAGTTGGTTTGGTACATGGGTGGCTTCCTATACGTACAACTATCTCATGAGCTGGAGCACTTACG GTACATTTACGATATATGCCTTGATCAATGGACTAGCTATTATCTTCATAGCGAGGGTGGTGCCTGAAACAAAGGGAAGAACCTTAAAAGAAATTCAAGCTACCATCAATAATCATGAAGAAGATCAAGGACACAGGAAATAA
- the LOC113336783 gene encoding uncharacterized protein LOC113336783 — MEIPISRDLDLSFLFYLLLLISLRLVVDGNVEVVIMDSSNASNSNTTNTTCDSLPSSLANQTKDPTWEWGERQDPTNQNIITCLLCKKLIRGGGITRLKEHLLHIKGNVSSCPNVSIDIMNKVSLVYSVKRTKKAHRDNIDLAYRRANNSDEASDANTDVEEQKVEIGGNMGSRGAGAGVGASQLVSQNQTKRKRISQSNSRGPIDLYMKTDHQKTQQVTLERDSAVKEKLMKTAWKCISAWMTENSVSFNTFRCPSFKEMIYAIGDYGKDKQLSYAQLILAIIRALICSSYLLPPPSYHQIRTNLFKDRLVEMKKFIDTVREHWKRFGCSIMSDDWTDGKKRHLINFLVNCPKGTVFLKYVDESNRTNDADFIRGLVKEVINDVGEENIVQFITDNGSNFKKAGKDLMLEYANMFWTPCGAHCVQLMLEELGDKLPRIRTTVILDD; from the exons ATGGAAATTCCAATATCGCG GGATTTGGATTTGAGTTTTCTGTTTTACTTATTGCTACTGATTTCCTTAAGATTGGTTGTTGATGGAAATGTTGAG GTTGTGATTATGGATTCTTCTAATGCATCAAATTCAAATACCACAAACACTACCTGTGATTCATTGCCCTCTTCTTTGGCTAATCAAACTAAAGATCCAACATGGGAATGGGGTGAACGCCAAGACCCAACAAATCAAAATATAATTACTTGTTTGTTATGTAAGAAATTAATTCGTGGTGGTGGAATTACTAGGCTTAAGGAGCATCTTTTACATATTAAAGGGAATGTTTCTTCATGTCCAAATGTGTCCATTGACATTATGAACAAAGTTAGTTTGGTGTATTCTGTAAAGAGGACCAAAAAAGCTCATAGGGATAACATTGATTTAGCGTATCGGCGTGCAAACAACTCAGATGAAGCCTCTGATGCTAATACCGATGTTGAAGAACAAAAAGTTGAAATTGGTGGCAATATGGGCAGTCGTGGTGCTGGTGCTGGTGTGGGTGCTAGTCAACTAGTTTCTCAGAATCAAACAAAGAGAAAGAGGATAAGCCAAAGTAATAGTAGAGGTCCAATTGATTTATATATGAAGACAGACCATCAGAAAACTCAACAGGTCACTCTTGAAAGAGACTCAGCTGTGAAAGAGAAGTTAATGAAGACTGCATGGAAATGCATTTCAGCTTGGATGACTGAGAATTCAGTATCATTTAACACTTTTCGTTGCCCAAGTTTCAAAGAAATGATATATGCAATAGGCGACTATGGCAAAGATAAGCAGTTGTCATATGCTCAGTTGATTTTAGCTATAATACGTGCTTTAATCTGTTCTTCTTATC tTTTGCCCCCACCATCTTACCATCAGATTCGTACGAATCTTTTCAAGGACCGGTTAGtagaaatgaagaaatttattGATACAGTTAGGGAACATTGGAAGAGGTTTGGATGTTCTATCATGTCTGATGACTGGACAGATGGGAAAAAAAGACATCTTATTAACTTTTTGGTGAATTGTCCGAAAGGGACAGTTTTTTTGAAGTATGTGGATGAGTCAAACAGAACCAATGATGCTGATTTCATACGTGGGCTTGTAAAGGAGGTAATTAATGATGTTGGGGAAGAAAATATAGTTCAGTTCATTACCGATAATGGTTCAAATTTTAAAAAGGCAGGGAAAGATTTAATGCTTGAATACGCAAATATGTTTTGGACTCCTTGTGGTGCTCATTGTGTTCAGTTGATGCTAGAAGAACTTGGTGACAAGCTTCCACGAATCAGGACAACCGTCATTCTAG ATGATTAG
- the LOC113336920 gene encoding transcription factor MYB114-like, whose product MEGSSSTRGLRKGAWSAEEDLLLRKCIQKYGEGKWHRVPLRAGLDRCRKSCGLRWLNYLRPNIKRGEFKADEVDLIVRMHKLLGNRWSLIAGRIPGRTANDVKNFYNTHLKMIYFSKHISNRHCDSHRGEAVPKSRRQRLNIGPPDDKSHTTMVVNVVRHVPRNFSDRYKSTIQKSSSEK is encoded by the exons ATGGAGGGTTCTTCATCCACAAGAGGTTTGAGGAAAGGAGCTTGGTCCGCAGAAGAAGATCTTCTTCTTAGGAAATGTATCCAAAAGTATGGTGAAGGAAAATGGCATCGAGTTCCTCTAAGAGCAG GGCTGGATCGGTGTCGGAAAAGCTGCGGGTTGAGATGGTTAAACTATCTACGGCCAAATATCAAAAGAGGAGAGTTTAAAGCAGATGAGGTGGATCTCATCGTCCGGATGCATAAGCTTCTTGGTAACAG GTGGTCCTTAATTGCTGGTAGAATTCCAGGAAGAACAGCAAATGATGTCAAGAACTTCTACAACACTCACTTGAAGATGATTTATTTCTCTAAGCATATTAGTAATCGGCACTGTGACAGTCACCGCGGGGAAGCAGTTCCGAAAAGTAGGCGACAACGTTTGAACATCGGCCCCCCTGATGATAAAAGTCATACAACCATGGTGGTAAATGTTGTAAGGCATGTACCTCGAAACTTCTCCGATAGATATAAATCGACTATCCAAAAAAGCAGTTCCGAAAAGTAA